The following coding sequences lie in one Deltaproteobacteria bacterium genomic window:
- a CDS encoding redoxin domain-containing protein, with the protein MNLKIGDRFPDIELPDQDGQVVKLSELVGKFPFILTFYRGYW; encoded by the coding sequence ATGAACCTAAAAATCGGCGACCGTTTTCCCGACATCGAATTGCCTGATCAAGACGGCCAAGTGGTGAAACTGTCCGAGTTGGTCGGCAAGTTTCCATTCATTCTAACTTTCTATCGTGGCTACTGGTGA